One stretch of Miscanthus floridulus cultivar M001 chromosome 18, ASM1932011v1, whole genome shotgun sequence DNA includes these proteins:
- the LOC136521206 gene encoding uncharacterized protein — protein MGLSRRFLNLIVESNKAATRSLRRIDLKSQQLFYTTPPPPPPAPIRRPTTTMDSILLPDPILKFGAHSLRGAGEPCDLACYPFGQRKVLSTDQAGRNLLYDASSRDVAVMPEFRKPKLRGCLSLFVPSGDGEDDHVEEEGEDDHEEEGEVDAKDEREGGGAGSLYLMVRHLREVESFNIAAGQPSMDFEVLFYGNGKTTSHCKLLPLPPFVLEPIHPNEHPEIRSYAVVGGSSQICVSVDGRGTYTLDTASHTWDKVGDWTLPFHGKVEYVPELKLWFGLSGDAQHLAAADLSTMDAHSPPQLAAGHGWEEFQPPEEWAEQELEIDREGVQLVNLGSGRFCIARFFRNWFSDDSVLYFVVLTGVEVVSRVLDNGEVKLEMIPHKSMCHHNVDGTNIEQLF, from the coding sequence ATGGGCCTCTCGCGGCGGTTTCTGAACCTGATCGTGGAAAGCAACAAGGCTGCCACCAGATCGCTGCGCCGCATCGATCTGAAGAGCCAGCAACTCTTTTATAcaacgccgccgccaccaccaccagcaccaaTCCGGCGGCCAACAACGACGATGGATAGCATCCTGCTTCCCGACCCGATCTTGAAGTTCGGAGCCCACAGCTTGAGAGGTGCAGGCGAACCGTGCGACTTAGCCTGTTACCCATTTGGACAACGGAAGGTGCTATCCACGGACCAGGCCGGGCGCAACTTGCTCTACGACGCCAGCTCGCGGGACGTGGCTGTCATGCCCGAGTTCCGCAAGCCTAAGTTGCGTGGTTGCCTCTCGCTCTTCGTCCCTAGCGGCGACGGCGAAGACGACCACGTAGAGGAGGAAGGTGAAGATGACCACGAAGAGGAAGGTGAAGTTGATGCCAAAGACGAACGCGAAGGAGGCGGTGCTGGAAGCCTATACCTCATGGTGAGGCATCTCCGAGAGGTAGAAAGCTTTAATATTGCAGCTGGGCAGCCAAGCATGGATTTCGAGGTCTTGTTCTACGGCAATGGCAAGACGACCTCGCACTGCAAACTCCTTCCGCTGCCGCCCTTCGTCCTTGAGCCCATCCATCCGAATGAGCACCCTGAGATTCGTTCCTACGCCGTCGTCGGTGGTAGCTCTCAGATCTGCGTATCCGTTGACGGCAGAGGCACCTACACCCTGGACACGGCAAGCCACACATGGGACAAGGTCGGCGACTGGACCCTGCCCTTCCATGGCAAGGTCGAGTATGTGCCCGAGCTCAAGCTGTGGTTCGGCCTCTCCGGCGATGCCCAGCACTTGGCTGCTGCTGACCTCTCCACCATGGACGCCCACTCCCCGCCACAGCTAGCTGCTGGCCACGGTTGGGAGGAGTTCCAGCCTCCGGAGGAATGGGCAGAACAAGAACTGGAAATAGATCGAGAGGGTGTTCAACTGGTGAACCTGGGCTCAGGCAGGTTTTGCATCGCAAGGTTCTTCCGCAACTGGTTTAGCGATGACAGTGTCCTCTACTTTGTGGTCTTGACCGGTGTGGAGGTGGTCTCGCGTGTCCTCGACAATGGTGAAGTGAAACTTGAAATGATCCCACACAAATCCATGTGTCATCACAATGTCGACGGAACTAACATCGAGCAATTGTTCTGA